One window of Parambassis ranga chromosome 3, fParRan2.1, whole genome shotgun sequence genomic DNA carries:
- the tp53bp1 gene encoding TP53-binding protein 1 isoform X6, whose amino-acid sequence MDPGGSDLDSSLPQPENPCLIVEDSQPDSVALEDDPDSSYRALLARRLSSLQPTARSPVLELISSPLGSRCSQTDSQSDSNSQAQPDILETTNTTSEFQEESQVLNICNPPKQRKCVSVDAEMDSGADSTTNCVQSEGESQFGFLELSQSQDLRGEGMNSQDEDVVPQPDSERQRLAEKNISCRTAESQDSKAARSEVSSSSSSESLGQSGRKLSVQVLLHSQNLQTSVLQEQQDCEIPSSQEDLFDADKSGAAVDSTVSEPEQPGRPTSTPAQTLRLLHLSGQGTLVQESLSQNSVDYVAPTPDNFTQNSLIIPSTPTGPENEHGADEPMDTSLPPDDRVSQKEEPMETEAASKPQPSASTPVSQNSPGFVLERTLSVPSQPEFSHDVFVPTQSQEAPQQSDRKPASLPCESQSQRLESALFSLPLQLSVNTESSDPHAQQTSDQIEEDSQATQIDEVDVPLGVDTSDSVTVCRNPKSENKALPSESQDATSSKATTSAETLKRHGEEAKIDSDSHRKAGTAVNVQNVNVKTTADEVSCSQPKFESSDVTVNSCVQETPSNSPPGSLPSQSVLSQISAADVLKSSVAAKSPPVGSLSQLQGATGNSQTAEDKVEEKDEDMVMEEEEEEDEEGTTGEASGVALVLSQSQLLSPEPMEEEEEEEESDSIIVVIDRQPNSSQPTRVKESVSTNGHESQAKEEAPKRLSQTERPGREPEGLRDKSLSDSSGEISFHFTLPKEGELIGPADGATPPLINQLKQSLRHSTPIEISSFSEKSDVVADVSADVVIAASDIISGQSREDVTEKGDGKLSLRMKLVTPVEEGSSEPFSLQKPTLSEEDGSVVKVTTVSKSVTSSPSVFTRVRQVHRQQEAEDDSQPGGNSTVVRGELFASPLRSSQTSSLGCNSLPNSQSGPSQPEPSAAPQQKDAPASAEPTEVNRGPPEGPEPPSANSTDIRRTAVSQQAFDNTITSTPSKLRQRTVSQQTSFDAPGMRTPAGRGEPDSPSFRRTTVPTHRRHVRTIQEVRTTITRIITDVYYEDGKEVDRKVTEESEEPVVDCQVLDGDVSPCRTGSSSVTSGDLADISSLSSKASSLQHSSGGTSSSTGIGRPDFAIPLSRGAKSIRGGGAGSLHRLTAQPQSSSEDEPYSRMLPPRLPVSPTDPELPSRSDSLRSSPEEVSSAGSSFVGLQVVAKWSSNGYFYSGRIIKDAGEGTFRLRFDDGYECEVAGKDILLCDPIPLETEVTALLEDEYFSIGVVKGYKTEGQDLFYSVEKEGQRQWYNRTSVILSMEQGNKLREQHSLGPYEPSIPLAKASDISLDNLVEGKRRRRGTPGGQNTPNRSSSGSPRTPGPSSKRKLMTSEDSRMPAKRGRRGAGARAAQRVAVCNTSGSGTDLPGQSCDVAETHGPLPQNSSLFMGFAFMLTASSESDRLTNKLTSDDEEDYVQTGPYNKAYTESQLQAGGGFILPDFNEEQCKAAYQSLLIADQHCRTRKYLQCLASGVPCVSHMWVRDCCKNNKLLNYRNYLLPAGVGPNDAIVEWHSRCSPFKALRVLLVFENPVELWAQLITMGGGSSVRHFQPEKDGCDIPAGKYDVVVTDHACPPLVEKTVTSQEVPLVSAEWLIQSLICGERLGFHSKPQYRHDYSSSSSSSSSS is encoded by the exons ATGGATCCCGGTGGAAGTGACCTGGACTCCAGCCTGCCTCAGCCCGAGAACCCGTGTCTGATCGTGGAAGATTCTCAGCCGGACAGCGTTGCACTGGAGGACGACCCCGATAGCAGCTACCGAGCTCTGCTGGCCCGGCGCCTGTCCAGCCTGCAGCCCACCGCCCGCAGCCCGGTCCTG gAACTGATATCCTCACCTTTAGGAAGCCGGTGCTCTCAGACTGACAGCCAGTCAGATAGCAACTCCCAGGCTCAACCCG ACATTCTTGAAACGACCAACACTACTTCAGAATTCCAGGAGGAGAGTCAAGTTTTAAACATCTGTAATCCTCCAAAGCAGAGAAA gtgtgtgtctgtggatgctgAAATGGATTCTGGAGCCGACTCTACGACAAACTGCGTGCAGTCTGAGG GGGAATCCCAGTTTGGTTTCCTTGAGCTTTCTCAGAGTCAGGATCTGCGAGGCGAGGGGATGAACAGCCAGGACGAAGACGTCGTGCCTCAACCAGACAGCGAAAGACAGAGATTAG CAGAGAAGAACATCAGCTGTAGGACTGCAGAGAGTCAGGACAGCAAAGCAGCGAG GTCTGAGgtgagctccagcagctcctcggAGTCTCTCGGTCAGTCTGGCAGGAAGCTGAGTGTCCAGGTTCTGCTGCACTCGCAGAACCTTCAGACTTCTGttctgcaggagcagcaggactgtGAGATCCCGTCCTCACAGGAGGACCTGTTTGATGCTGACAAGTCAG GCGCTGCAGTTGACAGCACAGTATCTGAGCCAGAGCAGCCAGGCCGACCCACCTCCACACCGGCCCAAACCCTACGACTGCTGCACCTGTCTGGACAGGGGACACTGGTGCAAGAGAGTCTGTCCCA GAATTCTGTTGATTATGTTGCACCCACCCCAGACAACTTCACCCAGAACTCTTTAATCATCCCAAGCACCCCAACCGGACCAGAGAATGAACACG GTGCTGATGAACCGATGGATACTTCACTACCCCCAGATGACAGAGTGTCACAGAAGGAAGAGCCGATGGAAACTGAGGCCGCCTCTAAGCCACAGCCATCCGCCTCGACTCCTGTATCCCAGAACTCCCCTGGTTTTGTGTTGGAGCGAACTCTTTCGGTACCCTCGCAGCCAGAGTTCTCTCAT GATGTCTTTGTCCCAACACAGAGCCAGGAGGCACCGCAGCAGTCTGATCGGAAGCCTGCGTCGTTGCCTTGTGAGTCGCAGTCTCAGCGCCTGGAGTCGGCTCTGTTCAGTTTGCCTTTGCAGCTCTCTGTGAATACGGAGAGCAGTGACCCACATGCACAGCAGACCTCAGACCAGATAGAGGAGGACAGCCAGGCCACTCAGATAGATGAGGTGGATGTGCCGCTTGGTGTCGACACCAGTgactctgtgactgtgtgtcgtAATCCGAAGAGCGAGAACAAGGCCCTCCCCTCAGAGTCACAAGACGCCACCAGTTCCAAAGCTACAACCTCTGCTGAAACACTAAAACGCCACGGCGAGGAAGCCAAGATTGACTCTGACAGCCACAGAAAAGCAGGGACTGCTGTGAATGTACAAAATGTGAATGTAAAGACGACTGCTGATGAGGTGTCCTGCTCTCAACCAAAGTTTGAGTCCTCTGATGTGACTGTTAACAGCTGTGTGCAGGAGACTCCGTCCAACTCCCCGCCCGGCAGCCTGCCCTCacagtctgtgctctctcagaTATCTGCTGCGGATGTGCTGAAGAGCTCTGTAGCTGCAAAGAGTCCACCTGTGGGGTCACTGTCACAGCTACAAGGAGCAACTGGTAACAGCCAGACAGCTGAAGATAAGGTGGAAGAGAAGGACGAGGACATGGtgatggaagaggaggaggaggaggatgaggaggggacCACAGGGGAAGCCTCAGGAGTGGCTCTAGTTCTCTCTCAGAGCCAGCTGCTGTCTCCTGAAcccatggaggaggaggaagaggaggaggagagtgacagCATCATCGTTGTTATAGACAGACAGCCTAACAGCTCCCAGCCAACCAGAGTCAAAGAGTCAGTCTCCACCAACGGCCACGAATCACAGGCGAAAGAGGAGGCTCCCAAAAGGCTGTCACAGACTGAGAGACCAGGACGTGAGCCAGAGGGCCTCAGAGACAAGAGCCTGAGCGACAGCTCAGGAG AAATTTCCTTCCACTTCACTCTTCCAAAAGAAGGTGAGCTGATTGGTCCCGCTGACGGTGCCACGCCCCCTCTCATCAACCAGCTGAAGCAGTCACTGAGACACAGCACTCCCATTG AGATCAGCTCCTTTTCCGAGAAGTCCGACGTGGTGGCGGACGTTTCTGCGGATGTGGTGATAGCCGCCAGTGACATCATATCtgggcagagcagagaggatgtGACAGAAAAGGGAGATGGGAAGctgagtctgaggatgaagctCGTGACCCCCGTCGAAGAGGGCAGCTCAGAGCCCTTCAGCCTGCAGA AGCCGAcgctgtcagaggaggatggatCTGTTGTCAAGGTTACGACTGTATCCAAGTCTGTAACCAG cagcccctcAGTGTTCACCCGGGTCAGGCAGGTGCACAGgcagcaggaggcagaggaCGACAGTCAGCCTGGAGGCAACAGCACAGTCGTGAG GGGGGAGCTGTTCGCCTCACCTCTGAGGAGCTCTCAGACGTCCTCACTCGGATGCAACAGTCTCCCTAACAGCCAATCGGGGCCATCACAGCCAGAACCATCGGCAGCACCACAGCAGAAGGACGCCCCCGCTTCTGCAGAGCCAACTGAGGTGAACCGAGGGCCGCCTGAAGGTCCAGAACCGCCGTCCGCAAATAGCACAGATATCAGGCGGACTGCAGTTTCTCAGCAGGCCTTCGACAACACCATCACATCCACACCATCCAAG cTCCGTCAGCGAACTGTGTCCCAGCAGACCAGCTTTGATGCCCCGGGGATGCGTACTCCAGCTGGCAGG GGGGAACCGGACTCTCCATCCTTTAGAAGAACCACTGTCCCCACTCACCGCAGGCATGTGCGCACCATCCAAGAGGTGCGGACCACCATCACACGGATCATCACCGATGTGTACTATGAGGACGGCAAAGAGGTGGATCGTAAAGTCACAGAG GAGAGCGAGGAGCCAGTGGTGGACTGCCAGGTCTTGGATGGTGACGTCTCCCCGTGCCGCACAGGCAGCAGCTCGGTGACCTCTGGCGACTTGGCTGACATCAGCTCTCTGTCATCTAAGGCGTCCAGCCTGCAGCACAGCTCTGGAGGAACGAGCAGCAGCACCGGCATCGGCAGACCGGACTTCGCCATCCCGCTCAGCAGAGGGGCCAAATCCATTAG gGGGGGTGGTGCTGGCTCGCTGCACAGGCTCACGGCTCAGCcacagtcttcctcagaagatGAACCTTACAGCCGCATGCTCCCCCCACGCCTCCCTGTCAGCCCCACGGACCCCGAGCTCCCCAGCCGCTCTGACTCCCTCAGGTCGTCTCCTGAGGAGGTGAGCTCGGCCGGGAGCAGCTTCGTCGGCCTGCAGGTGGTGGCCAAGTGGTCGTCCAATGGCTACTTCTACTCGGGGCGCATCATCAAAGACGCCGGTGAAGGGACGTTCCGCCTGCGGTTTGACGATGGCTACGAGTGTGAGGTGGCGGGGAAGGATATCCTCCTGTGTGACCCCATCCCACTGGAGACTGAGGTCACTGCTCTGCTGGAGGATGAGTACTTCAGCATAG GTGTGGTGAAGGGCTATAAAACGGAGGGCCAGGATCTGTTCTACAGCGTGGAGAAGGAGGGACAGAGGCAGTGGTACAACAGGACCTCTGTCATCTTGTCAATGGAGCAGGGAAACAAGCTGAGGGAGCAGCACAGCCTCGGACCCTATGAGCCCTCCATTCCTCTGGCCAAGGCCTCTGACATCAGTCTGG ATAACTTGGTGGAGGGGAAAAGGAGGCGCAGAGGGACCCCTGGGGGTCAGAACACTCCCAACCGCAGCTCCTCCGGCAGCCCCCGGACCCCCGGACCCTCCAGCAAGAGGAAGCTGATGACATCAGAGGACAGCCGGATGCCGGCAAAGAGAGGGCGCAGGGGGGCGGGCGCCAGAGCCG CTCAGAGGGTCGCCGTGTGCAACACCTCCGGCAGCGGCACAGACCTGCCCGGACAGTCCTGTGACGTGGCAGAGACTCATGGCCCGCTGCCTCAGAACTCGTCCCTCTTCATGGGCTTCGCCTTCATGCTGACGGCCTCGTCTGAGAGCGACCGCCTGACCAACAAGCTCACGAGTGACGATGAGGAAG ATTACGTGCAGACAGGCCCCTATAACAAAGCATACACCGAGTCACAGCTGCAGGCAGGTGGAGGTTTCATCCTGCCAGACTTCAATGAAGAACAG TGTAAAGCAGCCTATCAGAGCCTGCTCATTGCAGACCAGCACTGCCGTACCAGGAAGTACCTGCAGTGTTTGGCCAGCGGAGTGCCGTGTGTGTCCCATATGTGGGTGCGAGACTGTTGCAAAAACAACAAGCTGCTAAACTACAGGAACTACCTGCTGCCCGCCGGCGTGGGTCCAAATGACGCCATAGTGGAATG gCACTCCCGGTGCAGCCCGTTTAAAGCCCTACGGGTCCTGCTGGTATTTGAGAACCCAGTGGAGCTTTGGGCCCAGCTCATCACCATGGGTGGAGGATCGTCGGTCCGGCACTTCCAGCCAGAAAAGGACGGCTGCG ACATTCCTGCCGGCAAGTATGACGTTGTGGTGACAGACCATGCCTGTCCCCCATTGGTAGAGaaaactgtgacatcacaggaagTCCCGCTGGTGTCTGCTGAGTGGCTTATCCAGAGTCTCATCTGCGGGGAGCGCCTGGGTTTCCACAGTAAGCCTCAGTACCGCCACgactactcctcctcctcctcttcctcctcttcatcataa
- the tp53bp1 gene encoding TP53-binding protein 1 isoform X5 yields MDPGGSDLDSSLPQPENPCLIVEDSQPDSVALEDDPDSSYRALLARRLSSLQPTARSPVLELISSPLGSRCSQTDSQSDSNSQAQPDILETTNTTSEFQEESQVLNICNPPKQRKCVSVDAEMDSGADSTTNCVQSEGESQFGFLELSQSQDLRGEGMNSQDEDVVPQPDSERQRLAEKNISCRTAESQDSKAARSEVSSSSSSESLGQSGRKLSVQVLLHSQNLQTSVLQEQQDCEIPSSQEDLFDADKSGAAVDSTVSEPEQPGRPTSTPAQTLRLLHLSGQGTLVQESLSQNSVDYVAPTPDNFTQNSLIIPSTPTGPENEHGADEPMDTSLPPDDRVSQKEEPMETEAASKPQPSASTPVSQNSPGFVLERTLSVPSQPEFSHDVFVPTQSQEAPQQSDRKPASLPCESQSQRLESALFSLPLQLSVNTESSDPHAQQTSDQIEEDSQATQIDEVDVPLGVDTSDSVTVCRNPKSENKALPSESQDATSSKATTSAETLKRHGEEAKIDSDSHRKAGTAVNVQNVNVKTTADEVSCSQPKFESSDVTVNSCVQETPSNSPPGSLPSQSVLSQISAADVLKSSVAAKSPPVGSLSQLQGATGNSQTAEDKVEEKDEDMVMEEEEEEDEEGTTGEASGVALVLSQSQLLSPEPMEEEEEEEESDSIIVVIDRQPNSSQPTRVKESVSTNGHESQAKEEAPKRLSQTERPGREPEGLRDKSLSDSSGEISFHFTLPKEGELIGPADGATPPLINQLKQSLRHSTPIEISSFSEKSDVVADVSADVVIAASDIISGQSREDVTEKGDGKLSLRMKLVTPVEEGSSEPFSLQKPTLSEEDGSVVKVTTVSKSVTSSPSVFTRVRQVHRQQEAEDDSQPGGNSTVVRGELFASPLRSSQTSSLGCNSLPNSQSGPSQPEPSAAPQQKDAPASAEPTEVNRGPPEGPEPPSANSTDIRRTAVSQQAFDNTITSTPSKGEPDSPSFRRTTVPTHRRHVRTIQEVRTTITRIITDVYYEDGKEVDRKVTEESEEPVVDCQVLDGDVSPCRTGSSSVTSGDLADISSLSSKASSLQHSSGGTSSSTGIGRPDFAIPLSRGAKSISPRRGGGHQRGHRGQRAGSVVTMDRGYDTPGSRAFVPLSPRGRARRGRPPSRSSPSRGGGAGSLHRLTAQPQSSSEDEPYSRMLPPRLPVSPTDPELPSRSDSLRSSPEEVSSAGSSFVGLQVVAKWSSNGYFYSGRIIKDAGEGTFRLRFDDGYECEVAGKDILLCDPIPLETEVTALLEDEYFSIGVVKGYKTEGQDLFYSVEKEGQRQWYNRTSVILSMEQGNKLREQHSLGPYEPSIPLAKASDISLDNLVEGKRRRRGTPGGQNTPNRSSSGSPRTPGPSSKRKLMTSEDSRMPAKRGRRGAGARAAQRVAVCNTSGSGTDLPGQSCDVAETHGPLPQNSSLFMGFAFMLTASSESDRLTNKLTSDDEEDYVQTGPYNKAYTESQLQAGGGFILPDFNEEQCKAAYQSLLIADQHCRTRKYLQCLASGVPCVSHMWVRDCCKNNKLLNYRNYLLPAGVGPNDAIVEWHSRCSPFKALRVLLVFENPVELWAQLITMGGGSSVRHFQPEKDGCDIPAGKYDVVVTDHACPPLVEKTVTSQEVPLVSAEWLIQSLICGERLGFHSKPQYRHDYSSSSSSSSSS; encoded by the exons ATGGATCCCGGTGGAAGTGACCTGGACTCCAGCCTGCCTCAGCCCGAGAACCCGTGTCTGATCGTGGAAGATTCTCAGCCGGACAGCGTTGCACTGGAGGACGACCCCGATAGCAGCTACCGAGCTCTGCTGGCCCGGCGCCTGTCCAGCCTGCAGCCCACCGCCCGCAGCCCGGTCCTG gAACTGATATCCTCACCTTTAGGAAGCCGGTGCTCTCAGACTGACAGCCAGTCAGATAGCAACTCCCAGGCTCAACCCG ACATTCTTGAAACGACCAACACTACTTCAGAATTCCAGGAGGAGAGTCAAGTTTTAAACATCTGTAATCCTCCAAAGCAGAGAAA gtgtgtgtctgtggatgctgAAATGGATTCTGGAGCCGACTCTACGACAAACTGCGTGCAGTCTGAGG GGGAATCCCAGTTTGGTTTCCTTGAGCTTTCTCAGAGTCAGGATCTGCGAGGCGAGGGGATGAACAGCCAGGACGAAGACGTCGTGCCTCAACCAGACAGCGAAAGACAGAGATTAG CAGAGAAGAACATCAGCTGTAGGACTGCAGAGAGTCAGGACAGCAAAGCAGCGAG GTCTGAGgtgagctccagcagctcctcggAGTCTCTCGGTCAGTCTGGCAGGAAGCTGAGTGTCCAGGTTCTGCTGCACTCGCAGAACCTTCAGACTTCTGttctgcaggagcagcaggactgtGAGATCCCGTCCTCACAGGAGGACCTGTTTGATGCTGACAAGTCAG GCGCTGCAGTTGACAGCACAGTATCTGAGCCAGAGCAGCCAGGCCGACCCACCTCCACACCGGCCCAAACCCTACGACTGCTGCACCTGTCTGGACAGGGGACACTGGTGCAAGAGAGTCTGTCCCA GAATTCTGTTGATTATGTTGCACCCACCCCAGACAACTTCACCCAGAACTCTTTAATCATCCCAAGCACCCCAACCGGACCAGAGAATGAACACG GTGCTGATGAACCGATGGATACTTCACTACCCCCAGATGACAGAGTGTCACAGAAGGAAGAGCCGATGGAAACTGAGGCCGCCTCTAAGCCACAGCCATCCGCCTCGACTCCTGTATCCCAGAACTCCCCTGGTTTTGTGTTGGAGCGAACTCTTTCGGTACCCTCGCAGCCAGAGTTCTCTCAT GATGTCTTTGTCCCAACACAGAGCCAGGAGGCACCGCAGCAGTCTGATCGGAAGCCTGCGTCGTTGCCTTGTGAGTCGCAGTCTCAGCGCCTGGAGTCGGCTCTGTTCAGTTTGCCTTTGCAGCTCTCTGTGAATACGGAGAGCAGTGACCCACATGCACAGCAGACCTCAGACCAGATAGAGGAGGACAGCCAGGCCACTCAGATAGATGAGGTGGATGTGCCGCTTGGTGTCGACACCAGTgactctgtgactgtgtgtcgtAATCCGAAGAGCGAGAACAAGGCCCTCCCCTCAGAGTCACAAGACGCCACCAGTTCCAAAGCTACAACCTCTGCTGAAACACTAAAACGCCACGGCGAGGAAGCCAAGATTGACTCTGACAGCCACAGAAAAGCAGGGACTGCTGTGAATGTACAAAATGTGAATGTAAAGACGACTGCTGATGAGGTGTCCTGCTCTCAACCAAAGTTTGAGTCCTCTGATGTGACTGTTAACAGCTGTGTGCAGGAGACTCCGTCCAACTCCCCGCCCGGCAGCCTGCCCTCacagtctgtgctctctcagaTATCTGCTGCGGATGTGCTGAAGAGCTCTGTAGCTGCAAAGAGTCCACCTGTGGGGTCACTGTCACAGCTACAAGGAGCAACTGGTAACAGCCAGACAGCTGAAGATAAGGTGGAAGAGAAGGACGAGGACATGGtgatggaagaggaggaggaggaggatgaggaggggacCACAGGGGAAGCCTCAGGAGTGGCTCTAGTTCTCTCTCAGAGCCAGCTGCTGTCTCCTGAAcccatggaggaggaggaagaggaggaggagagtgacagCATCATCGTTGTTATAGACAGACAGCCTAACAGCTCCCAGCCAACCAGAGTCAAAGAGTCAGTCTCCACCAACGGCCACGAATCACAGGCGAAAGAGGAGGCTCCCAAAAGGCTGTCACAGACTGAGAGACCAGGACGTGAGCCAGAGGGCCTCAGAGACAAGAGCCTGAGCGACAGCTCAGGAG AAATTTCCTTCCACTTCACTCTTCCAAAAGAAGGTGAGCTGATTGGTCCCGCTGACGGTGCCACGCCCCCTCTCATCAACCAGCTGAAGCAGTCACTGAGACACAGCACTCCCATTG AGATCAGCTCCTTTTCCGAGAAGTCCGACGTGGTGGCGGACGTTTCTGCGGATGTGGTGATAGCCGCCAGTGACATCATATCtgggcagagcagagaggatgtGACAGAAAAGGGAGATGGGAAGctgagtctgaggatgaagctCGTGACCCCCGTCGAAGAGGGCAGCTCAGAGCCCTTCAGCCTGCAGA AGCCGAcgctgtcagaggaggatggatCTGTTGTCAAGGTTACGACTGTATCCAAGTCTGTAACCAG cagcccctcAGTGTTCACCCGGGTCAGGCAGGTGCACAGgcagcaggaggcagaggaCGACAGTCAGCCTGGAGGCAACAGCACAGTCGTGAG GGGGGAGCTGTTCGCCTCACCTCTGAGGAGCTCTCAGACGTCCTCACTCGGATGCAACAGTCTCCCTAACAGCCAATCGGGGCCATCACAGCCAGAACCATCGGCAGCACCACAGCAGAAGGACGCCCCCGCTTCTGCAGAGCCAACTGAGGTGAACCGAGGGCCGCCTGAAGGTCCAGAACCGCCGTCCGCAAATAGCACAGATATCAGGCGGACTGCAGTTTCTCAGCAGGCCTTCGACAACACCATCACATCCACACCATCCAAG GGGGAACCGGACTCTCCATCCTTTAGAAGAACCACTGTCCCCACTCACCGCAGGCATGTGCGCACCATCCAAGAGGTGCGGACCACCATCACACGGATCATCACCGATGTGTACTATGAGGACGGCAAAGAGGTGGATCGTAAAGTCACAGAG GAGAGCGAGGAGCCAGTGGTGGACTGCCAGGTCTTGGATGGTGACGTCTCCCCGTGCCGCACAGGCAGCAGCTCGGTGACCTCTGGCGACTTGGCTGACATCAGCTCTCTGTCATCTAAGGCGTCCAGCCTGCAGCACAGCTCTGGAGGAACGAGCAGCAGCACCGGCATCGGCAGACCGGACTTCGCCATCCCGCTCAGCAGAGGGGCCAAATCCATTAG tcccAGGAGGGGAGGTGGGCATCAGAGGGGTCACAGGGGTCAAAGGGCAGGGTCAGTGGTCACAATGGACAGAGGCTATGACACCCCAGGGTCCCGGGCCTTCGTCCCGCTGTCCCCTAGAGGAAGGGCTAGAAGGGGCCGACCCCCGTCCCGCTCCTCTCCGTCCAG gGGGGGTGGTGCTGGCTCGCTGCACAGGCTCACGGCTCAGCcacagtcttcctcagaagatGAACCTTACAGCCGCATGCTCCCCCCACGCCTCCCTGTCAGCCCCACGGACCCCGAGCTCCCCAGCCGCTCTGACTCCCTCAGGTCGTCTCCTGAGGAGGTGAGCTCGGCCGGGAGCAGCTTCGTCGGCCTGCAGGTGGTGGCCAAGTGGTCGTCCAATGGCTACTTCTACTCGGGGCGCATCATCAAAGACGCCGGTGAAGGGACGTTCCGCCTGCGGTTTGACGATGGCTACGAGTGTGAGGTGGCGGGGAAGGATATCCTCCTGTGTGACCCCATCCCACTGGAGACTGAGGTCACTGCTCTGCTGGAGGATGAGTACTTCAGCATAG GTGTGGTGAAGGGCTATAAAACGGAGGGCCAGGATCTGTTCTACAGCGTGGAGAAGGAGGGACAGAGGCAGTGGTACAACAGGACCTCTGTCATCTTGTCAATGGAGCAGGGAAACAAGCTGAGGGAGCAGCACAGCCTCGGACCCTATGAGCCCTCCATTCCTCTGGCCAAGGCCTCTGACATCAGTCTGG ATAACTTGGTGGAGGGGAAAAGGAGGCGCAGAGGGACCCCTGGGGGTCAGAACACTCCCAACCGCAGCTCCTCCGGCAGCCCCCGGACCCCCGGACCCTCCAGCAAGAGGAAGCTGATGACATCAGAGGACAGCCGGATGCCGGCAAAGAGAGGGCGCAGGGGGGCGGGCGCCAGAGCCG CTCAGAGGGTCGCCGTGTGCAACACCTCCGGCAGCGGCACAGACCTGCCCGGACAGTCCTGTGACGTGGCAGAGACTCATGGCCCGCTGCCTCAGAACTCGTCCCTCTTCATGGGCTTCGCCTTCATGCTGACGGCCTCGTCTGAGAGCGACCGCCTGACCAACAAGCTCACGAGTGACGATGAGGAAG ATTACGTGCAGACAGGCCCCTATAACAAAGCATACACCGAGTCACAGCTGCAGGCAGGTGGAGGTTTCATCCTGCCAGACTTCAATGAAGAACAG TGTAAAGCAGCCTATCAGAGCCTGCTCATTGCAGACCAGCACTGCCGTACCAGGAAGTACCTGCAGTGTTTGGCCAGCGGAGTGCCGTGTGTGTCCCATATGTGGGTGCGAGACTGTTGCAAAAACAACAAGCTGCTAAACTACAGGAACTACCTGCTGCCCGCCGGCGTGGGTCCAAATGACGCCATAGTGGAATG gCACTCCCGGTGCAGCCCGTTTAAAGCCCTACGGGTCCTGCTGGTATTTGAGAACCCAGTGGAGCTTTGGGCCCAGCTCATCACCATGGGTGGAGGATCGTCGGTCCGGCACTTCCAGCCAGAAAAGGACGGCTGCG ACATTCCTGCCGGCAAGTATGACGTTGTGGTGACAGACCATGCCTGTCCCCCATTGGTAGAGaaaactgtgacatcacaggaagTCCCGCTGGTGTCTGCTGAGTGGCTTATCCAGAGTCTCATCTGCGGGGAGCGCCTGGGTTTCCACAGTAAGCCTCAGTACCGCCACgactactcctcctcctcctcttcctcctcttcatcataa